The Magnolia sinica isolate HGM2019 unplaced genomic scaffold, MsV1 ctg268, whole genome shotgun sequence genome has a segment encoding these proteins:
- the LOC131236188 gene encoding geraniol 8-hydroxylase-like, translating to MEFFYLLLCTSFLLIATHGLLSFRNWLSISRKLPPGPFGLPIVGSLFQIGDRPHESLMALAHAHGPLMSLRLGFVTTVVVSSADMAKEILQKKDHAFAGRAIPDSATAEANYELSVAWLPPGPLWRTLRKILNTQIMTIQRLDALQGLRNKKMVELVQHVREISVAGREVNIGWLAFATTFNLLSSTVFSINLVDLKSDGAQEFKDAVSRIMEFAGKPNLSDYFPFLRPFDLQQIRRSVKVSYDRLHVLINEIVNQRLQYRELGCARNEDFLDVLLDYSQEHGPEFDRRQVNSLLADLFIAGSDTTSTAIEWVMAELLHNPDKMAKAQKELADMIGTRRAIEESDIPQLCYLQAVVKEAMRLHPTVPLLLPHRAVADVELCGFIIPKNTQVLINAWAIARDASIWEDPTSFKPERFLRSDVDFRGGNFGFLPFGAGRRICPGMPLAVRMVSLMVATLIHSFDWKLPNGMLPHEMDISDRFGVTLQKAYPLVAVPFLHLV from the exons ATGGAATTCTTTTATTTGCTTCTTTGCACTTCGTTTCTCTTGATCGCAACCCATGGCCTTCTTAGCTTTCGAAATTGGCTATCAATTTCAAGAAAATTACCACCAGGTCCCTTCGGTCTTCCCATAGTTGGCAGCTTATTCCAGATTGGCGACCGGCCCCACGAGTCCTTAATGGCTCTTGCTCATGCCCACGGTCCGCTCATGTCTCTACGTCTCGGATTTGTCACGACCGTGGTCGTTTCTTCTGCCGACATGGCGAAGGagatcctacaaaagaaagaTCATGCCTTTGCGGGCCGGGCCATCCCTGATTCAGCCACAGCTGAAGCTAACTACGAGCTGTCTGTGGCGTGGCTTCCTCCGGGCCCACTTTGGCGGACCCTTCGGAAGATCTTGAACACTCAGATCATGACCATACAGAGGCTGGATGCGCTGCAAGGCCTCCGAAACAAGAAGATGGTGGAGCTGGTTCAGCACGTTCGGGAGATCTCTGTCGCTGGTCGGGAAGTGAACATCGGATGGTTGGCCTTCGCGACGACATTCAATTTGCTATCGAGCACCGTTTTCTCGATCAACTTGGTGGACCTTAAATCGGACGGTGCACAAGAATTCAAGGACGCAGTGTCGAGAATTATGGAGTTTGCTGGGAAACCTAATCTTTCAGACTACTTCCCGTTTCTTAGGCCATTTGATCTGCAGCAGATCAGGCGTAGTGTCAAGGTTTCTTATGATAGGCTTCATGTACTGATTAATGAAATCGTCAATCAACGGCTGCAATACAGAGAATTGGGGTGTGCCAGAAACGAGGATTTCTTAGATGTCCTTCTTGATTACAGCCAGGAACATGGCCCTGAATTCGATCGACGGCAAGTCAATTCGCTTCTTGCG GATTTGTTCATTGCCGGAAGCGACACGACCTCCACCGCGATAGAGTGGGTAATGGCTGAGCTCCTCCACAACCCGGACAAAATGGCGAAGGCCCAAAAGGAGCTTGCGGACATGATCGGCACAAGGCGGGCTATCGAAGAATCCGACATTCCCCAACTCTGTTATCTGCAGGCAGTGGTGAAAGAGGCAATGCGGCTGCACCCAACAGTGCCCCTCCTTCTACCTCATAGAGCCGTGGCTGACGTTGAACTGTGTGGTTTCATCATACCAAAAAATACCCAAGTGCTCATAAATGCATGGGCGATTGCCAGAGACGCTTCGATCTGGGAAGACCCGACGAGTTTCAAGCCTGAGAGGTTTTTGAGGTCTGATGTTGATTTCAGAGGTGGAAACTTTGGGTTTCTCCCGTTCGGGGCAGGCCGTCGGATATGTCCGGGCATGCCACTAGCGGTCAGGATGGTGAGCTTGATGGTGGCCACTCTGATCCATTCGTTTGATTGGAAACTACCGAATGGAATGCTACCACATGAGATGGACATAAGCGATAGGTTTGGAGTTACTCTGCAGAAGGCATATCCTCTTGTTGCAGTCCCGTTTTTGCATTTGGTATAG